The DNA window agtaaaataagtaataataaaataaataatagtaataagtaatagtaaaataaataaaatatcgacAATATGTCGATATAAtcgataattattaatttctaaaCATGTAAGACaacaattaaattattattaaaatgcaATATGCCAAGTTCTAAAGAATGCGAGTAAATTTACTCAATTGCGATCTTTCTTTTTCTAAAAGAAGAAACTAGCTAGAGTTGAATCTTTTGTTTTATTCGACTTCTGGCAGCACTTTTACTTAATTGTACGTCCTGTAAATTTCACAGGGACTCGTGTTAAATTCGCGTTCATATGTATTCCTCTTTATAGTTGATTAAAATATAGAGAACATTCTAATCGGTCATGCTATTTCCGTGGAAACTATAGTAAAATACTTAAAGCATTTACTTGGAGCGAATCAGTTTTTCCAAAGGTGTCGCAGCCATGTCCGTTAGCTCTTTGCTCGGCCCATCGAATTCGGAATCATTGTCAGAATTTGATCTGGTGTCCACGGTCAAGGTAGCATGACTGCCGCCGCACGTGAAGTATTGAACCTCGAACCTGACCGAACCAGAAAATACACGTAATACACGTAAACGAAGCGAGTTCAAACGATTTTCTTAACTAAAACGATTTTTAACGGACTTAAAATAAAGTCATGGAACTCATGGAGCCATTTTTTAAAAGAAGAGATTTTTCACAAAACAGACTATATCAATTCGTCGTCATAAAATACAAGTTCCAACAGTTTACCCAATTCCTCTGTTTTCAATAATTTCccatgtacaataaattctccctaattgacgctcagcttgtacacaaaaattgacaatttgggaaaaggttataggttatatatgtataatgttatatatttatatatatatttatattaatataatttatataaatatattataattataaatataacctatatataatataagttatatatataatataatatattatatatatgtatatataacctATAACACAATATacgtatgtaatatatattatattataattataaaaacgagctgtaatATCACATTTATAATCGTACCtcccttctcaaattgtccaattcTGTGTACaagttgagcgtcaattagggagaatttactcatTGAAGTCTACTTCAACGTTATTCCAAAAATGTGCGTCTACACGAACGTTGCAGTGCACGTCTTCATTTTCCTCATTTTTCTTCCTTCAGCAACGAAATAATTACCTGCGTTCAGCATGGTAATTGCGGAGCAGTTCCCGATTCGTGTTGAAAAGAACACCATGGTGACCATGACAAAGAGTGACCCAGATGGGCAGACTGGGCGTTTTCAACCTCGAACCCGGCTGCTTGCTGATCTGCGCGTCTCCCTCGTGAACCAGAAACCCTATTTCGCTTCTCACCAGAACGCCCCATTGCGGCACGGCCTATGGACATTCACGGGTACAGCAAAGGTCAAGGTTAGTAATGCGAGGCGATTAATTAAGGGAACAAGCAAGAACTGACGTATGTGTTTTCATCCCCCACGTGCATCACCCCATTGTGGAGGTGAGGCGATGCACGACCGGTTAACAGCAGGATCACCACGCTGATGGGACCTTCTTCCGGACAGCCGCTCAATATCGACGCTTTTGGGTCCTCGAGGTCAGCTCGTACTCTGCAACGTCGAGAAAAGGTAGAACAGTGAAGccgttgcactcgaatggcgactctcgggcgccattaaaaattgtaacaccatttttggaaataattgagctgtttattttgaaagtggcataagtcacttatTCAAAAAagtcgagttaatggtaacactaattacaattgaacggtatcttttcattttaaaacaatttgcaatcaataagttgtgaactattgagatttgttcgagagaagttttgctaattaacgatataacaaacatgtttattttgaaagtggcgtaagtcgctgtactcgggaaattaattgcggggcttagtgtaaaagaaatagaaacgtgtgataagtgtgtgtgaagtattgttttgaattattttcagtatttttaaaaaacttgtgatcactggacttatttttataagtgcgaaagagaatagtgcagttttgtaaattatattatagtgatgtggcggctacaccaccagacccgccagcagatggcaataaaatgttttattaattaactttagatgaaaaagatgaatttctaactttggatttgtcgccaaaaagaggaagacctaggcgttgttcacaaatagaaatggatccgttatacgctggatctcgttctgtttcttcagcaaaatacaaagacacgatggacttgcttaattatatacccccaatataccacagttattttaaaaatttgaaacaaaacacgatttccgaggacttaatcactcctatcgatgacgaaaactaaattgaaccgatgtattttcatataaattacttatacttatgtttcaaaatgtactaattatttttgtattttatgaatattaaaataaaaaatacttaaatcaaacctttatattaaatatgttcatggtataaattattattatatatgtaatttattcaacaattttagtaaatcactgtcctttcaacaCATCACTTCGGttaaatacgtcggacaaaattaatatatgtcagtcatttttctaaactatttattttgaaagtggctccagtcactttaccgtaatgaaaagtggtgattttttaatgtttatacgaaattatttatactgagaaaatgatcggtatcctgagataacaaatacaagtaaatcttctcgaaagttagcatccatattttcaaacgtgttaaaacgcaaacccttattAACGATTTAATaacgacttaaaaacaaagtgacttatgcctatgcttaaaaaactgttaaaatcgcGATTATTGTACTTGCCATAATTTCGAATTAAACTAGTTTCgacggcaaagggttaacccagAGTTGATCAATGACGACAAAAACGATAGAGATTTCAAAGTAGATTTATATATAAACACTTGTCGCGTTGATGATATAGTCATATTGATGATTCTGTGGCGAGATTATCTCAATGGCACATTCAGTATTTAAGTTGTACTCACTTAGAGAGACCTCTGGAAAGAACGGCACTGTACAAGAGCAACTTGGCACCGGGACCACCCTCGTCTTGGAACTAAATCCAACGAAAGACACATTAAGAATGGAACGTTTGTTAAAGGAGTATAAAATACTTACCAGATACAAGTATCTCTTGATGAATATCTCGAGATCGTCGAGAGACTCGAATTCGAACAAATGAAGCTATGAAAATGAAAACACCAACTGGGTTAATCGTGCTCCTGGATCGTTAATCGTTCGTGTTGCTGATATTTTGTACAGTTCAAGTGACCGTTCATCGCTACGCGATATCAACAGGTTTAATTAATTTGAACTTTTAAGGGCCCTCGACTCTTCAGACATTTCACTTTTCGTGGTTTATTGCTCGTGAAGTGTCGTTTaagattttatttgaaacggTGCCACGTGTACACAAGTGTACGAATGAATTCGTCACAATTGATCGATTGTAACTTTAATTTGTATTCGAAACTTTCCCTCGCCTTATTGGAGTTTCATTAATTGCTTGCGAagtaacaattaataaatttaagaaGAAGGGGTCACGATtttcagtaaattcttcctaattcgcgctcagattgtgcacaagagagagagagagagagagaatggacaattttggaagaggagatacgattattcgagattatatattattatattattatattattatattattatattattatattattatattattatattattatattattatattattatattattatattattatattattatattattatattattatattattatattattatattattatattttttatagttgttggcaattaataactataaaaacaagccgcaaggcccgattaatcataaataaataatcgtaaacgATTAATCCtcgctcttcccaaattgtcaatttttgttccCATGCTGAGCTTCAGTTAagaaaatttacaaaatttcGCAAAATTTCGTTCCCAGACCGAACGATCACTCGAGCAAGTACGCAATCCTTGTTTGGCTTCTTTTACTCACTGTTTCCGTCAGTCCATCTTGGAAATATTGCACGCTATGTTGCAAGTAGGCTGTTTCTTGGGGCAGGACAACGATAGCTCTCGGAACGTTCGCGTTTCCGCTGATATTTTGATTCGCCGAGGAACCGGAGCTCGTTGCGACGAAACCGCCGGCGCACCGCCAAATGATCTCGGCTATCGACGAGGTTAATACATCGATTTGTCGGTCGTAGGAAGGTTTCAGTAAGCTGCCGGCATGAACAATTATTGAGattgtttaaccttttaggtacggctgaattctgcgcgaggctatttctctggacggcagagtctgatactgtatattctgtctgtatatacagggtgtcccaaaaatgtctcgcaatccgaaaatggcgggttcctcgggccattggaagcaactttttcctttacaaaaattttctccgaggcaccgttaacgagttattaacaaaaaacagtgaccaacgagaggcgagctcggctggcgcgaggcgatcgagccaatgagcggagctgggcttcgcgcgctggttggctgggccgcctcgcgtcagccgtactcgattcttattggtcactgtttttcgttaataactcgttaacggtgcctcggagaacatttttgtaaaggaagaagttgcttcaaatgatccgaggaacccgccatttccggattgcgagacatttttgggacaccctgtagactgttgtaaatcgatgtaaagacaaaagaagtgtgaaacaatgcatatgaagacgattatttggttcaaacgatgagcgagtaagctgctagagcaagccactatagtggcgcgtcgtccagagagatgacatccgcgaaagccactatagtggcgcgtcgggcctaaaagattaataatttagtttctGTTAACCCTCGTACATTCTTGAGAAATAATTGCGCAGTTCCAAAAGTAACGCAATGAAACGATATTTTTACATTGTACTTTCTTCCACAACAGTAAATCAGTGAAATCTAACTAAAAACATCATTTTTGCGCATCATGAACACACTGAGAATCATCGACCGTACATTACATTCGCTGCTGCTCATTTACAAAAAGTCGTCTTCGAATAATTTGGGTATGCAAATacatttttccctaattcgcactcagattgcgcacaaaaatggagaatttgagaaaaggattttattcgattattcgagcatcgtgtcttgttgttatagttgttgacaatcggtaattataaaaattgtccatttccgtgcgcaatctgagcgcgaattaaggagaaattactgtacttctttCTAGTCACGCCGATTGTTCCGATACAATGGCTTTGCACGCTACGGTCTAAGATGGCGTCTACCTTTCTGGATTCGCGCGGACGTCCTGTCTGTTGCATCTGAAGAGGAAATGCTTGAGCATGATTGCCTGCACTGCCGTGACGAGTCCCCTCGTTGTATTCCTCGTCGCGCGTAACCCGAATGCCAGGCTTTGTCCATAAGGTCGCAGGGTCAATCCCGTTCTTGCCCATTCTGGCTTCGGTGGACTGGCAGAACTCCCATAAACCACCGCCCTCAAGCCCTGTTGcacgaaatgaaataattaatagcGAACAATTCGAACGTAAGCCTCGAAACCTCTCGAATTAACACGAATTCGCGCAATTATTCGTAATTTTTACCGCGATTGCGCTCCGAAATCGTACGCGTTTATCGCGTTGGGCGCCGCGTCGGTCAAGCATGGGTGACACTAATCTCTTATctataattttgaaaatacaTTTTCATCGCGGTATATTCGAGcaaactgaatttgactagGACGTTTCGGACGCGAAAGAGTTGCAGTGTCATCCGccatgataaattttaactttctaatttcggttcgattaacactagatttacggaacccgtcaaaatgacggatcactaatgttttaatttacgattattgatAAAGATTATTCGTAAAGATACTTacttacttacggcaaatgttacaataacgcttcttaaaaatcagaataaaacgtcttattgttactttcgtaaattaatataaaacagcagttttttgtgctccgtaaatctggcgttaattaaattgcttcgtGGGAATTTTAGCGTTGTTATGACGCGTGCAAGTCTTtaaatgtttaacaaaacttataactttaacaaaacaaatttaacccttagcactccgaaccattctggacgttggctaccagctactcagcgccacttttcggcagaaacgggcatttacagatcctcgtattatttagtatggttttggaactaactaacatattataatgatattggacttatatgaatttggctgaaatcgagaaatttgcaaaaaaatcaatattttattttttataattttgttattgtttgttttataattttgtttcgttgttgtaatcgctatctatgcgaactctttctctcgtcgccttgttgcttggacgatatcactatcgctgctatcaaaacgatagactaactgtagaagaaaaccttctacagttagtctttctaacatatctgtataaacgtctatctggagctcatcttcgctactatttgtgtcatgagactcattcgtgtttgaacgttttgccattgttctaataaaaaatatgaataaatacataggttgaaaatatcTAATTGtcattactaactcacaagatgatatttaccaaaaaaacttttaccgaacaatttatttaccaagagaagaatcacttttccgattttctcacccgttagatctatctatacagctcgacgcttcaaaccagactgagttcagctttgaaaatcttttccaccagattttatgattataaatctctcTATACAGTGCGTgttatgttcgcataccgacctttcttctacaaacttgcctcatcgctcttttcaaatagcgccttcgaagtgctcggaccgtcgtgagcacgcctctcacgttctcgtcaaaacccgctgacatttcttgtatatatcttagtaattttactatattttgatttgatttcttgtgacatttcaagagaaaacttcagggaaacatgcatgtctgaaaaagttacgctgaaataactgaattccccgtaatcactaataaacttgaatgtcccacgagaggggacatccgagtgatatgctagaattacgatgtcccacgagaggggagagcggagtgcaaagggttaatgttttTAATTATCGACCATCGGAAGCTTAAGTCACTTTGCAGTTGAAAAATGTAAGTAATTAGAACATTTCGAAcaaaacgaataaacgaatgaagCAAATTACCATGCAGATTTCCTCCTCGATCGGTTTCCCGCCGATTACCGCCGTCTTGACCAGCGCCCTCGTGTTCCGCGGATAGATAATTTTCTCTGGAACAGACACACGAGGCATTAAAGTCACCCAGCACCGTCGAAACGTCCACAATTCAGTATCCACCTGGATAGAGTTCGTCCGGCTCCGCCATGAGAGCTGCGCACCTTGCCGCTCTAGTGGACAATAGCATCCTTCGAGCTTCAACTTTCGAGGAAACGAAACCACTGAACGCATATACATACGAGATTAACTGACGAGTTAATATTCAATCAGAAGGTCGAATCAGTTGACGCTGATCAGGATAATCGGGGACCGATGTGTGCGTTGACATAGTCCATCGATGACCGAACCTCTCGAGAACCACGAAGTTTTGCTTCCAAAAGAAGAAGGTACACCGAACGaagtgaataaataaaatgacgTCGACAATGTCAGGTTTATCGACTCGGAGATAATGGTTTATCCTACTTGGAGAAATCCGTTCGCGGGGTTTGATCGGATGGAGCAACGATTCCGCCGAGGTGTCCAGGACCGGGATGCCTGACCGATTGTCACCACTGGGTGATGCACGCTCGCAGAAACGGCGCACCAAGCTATCGAATATCAATTGGGATTCGTGCCGGATTCCAGGTCCCTTTATATACGCTTATCCGGGCTGATATCTCGAGAAGTCCGTGAAAGTTGAAGCGCACGAAACGCGTCAATTCGGATGTCCGAAGACACTCGGGAGGATAGACGATAGACATGCCCCAATAACGTCTGTCTGTCTCTCGGCCATACATGTCTCAGACCACGCGAGCAATTTAATCCTGTTGTGAATCGGCGTGCGCGATTCCGCCGGATCAAAACGACGTACAGCTTCTTCGGCAAGCCACTCGGCCATCTTAATTACCGCTGATCGAACACTTGGCACGACTTTCCGTCGACGACGAGTGCCGAACCGGTCGCTCTATGTCGACGATTTTCCTTCGTTCAACCCCTTTACGAACGCGCCAATTTACGTCACGGGCACGCTTAATTGATTAGAAAATAGTTTTCGATTTGGTTAAATTCGAAAGCACATTGGCATTTTCTATTTGCATTGTGCAAGAGCTTCTGTCACGAAGGACTCGAACGGCGCGAAATTTTCTTTTGGAAATTTAGCGAAAGCAAGTTGGAACGTTGATTCACGATTCTGGccttaaaatgaaataataagaAATGTGTGCTAAGTTAAGGGGTTGAAGGAGGGGTTGAAAAATGCGTGACATTTTCCAACGCCACGAAAATTCACTAATGTCGAAACTTGTTCATATAATTAACCATACGCACAGACGCAGACGTCATTCGCCCCTTGAATTTGTTAAACAGATTTGCACAAACACTCCTTTATAGTTGGCAGAAGCTCGTGTTACATACACAATGTGACCAATAAATAATTACTATTCGTGCTAGAGcattaaaataatttcattaaaatgatttgttaccatttaaattgtacaattattgcaACGAATGAACGATCTATCCAAAGAAGTAGATCtcttttttgtttatttatcaaGCTATGAAACCCCGTACAGGATTATtagcaatatattttgtaatatattattacaaaattactattacctatacaatatattatatatatatatatatatatatatatatatatatatatataatataataataataatataatatatattacatatatattattacatattactttggatatatgaaacttgtcaagtaaGTAAGATCTTCTTGATACTTCGCCATAAACGCATCTTCGCGTTCTAAATAATCATTTTAAATTCATCATTTGAACAGTTTCCagtattaacactttaatggccgcaGGTCTGCGCAGTCAAATGTCGCCAGGGGCcggcaatatttatgtaaattcatgaaataattcaacaCGTGCGAATATACGCATAAagcaaaacaacaacaacaacaacaataacaacaaatttaatattcttcCTTTGTGTGATAATTATGAAAACATCATAcacatgttgttgttgtgtgagcggccattaaagcgttaaatagaaaattatctGGTAATAAAGAGAATTAATTACACTTACATGGAAGTGTCTgaactgtaaaataaaaatacttggTATTTATaatgtaatcaatgcgaaatttgAAATGCAATGCCCCGCGATACTAACTGTAATCTCAAACAACATTGCACCGTTGCGCTCCGGAACAAATTGACGACCCTGGATTTccattaaattcaataagatgtGCACAGAGGTGGGACAGCCGATGTGGTTAAACCGCCGTTTTTTCTATTTGCCGGAGCATGTAACGCGGACTGCACTTCCGCAATTTTTGAAGCTGCACCGTCggggaaaattgaaaaagccgttcCGACCGAAACCCACTTAACGCGCTACCATTTCATTTGCTGCTTTAACATTACAGTTAGAAATACATCCGTATGTACATTCattcatacatacatacatttatacgtacatacgtacatacatacatacgtatacCGTGTTCCGCAAGAACTGCCTGGCGTCGCGTGACGTCTCGAGCTTCGAAAAAATGTAAGCCAGTTTCATTCTCGACCGGTTTTTTTTTGCTCTTACTGATAGAAAAATTGTTTTGGTGCCTGTCGGCGAGCTTCGCAGTAGGGCGAAAGGGAATGGCAGCGAAAAACGCTGTTTAAATCACGCCACCGCACGTGTATATTGGCTGTACAAAGTATTCGCACGCTCTGATTtctaatattgggttggcaactaagtaattgccgatttgttcaatgaaatgaaaaaatttttttttacttggaacaaaGTTTAATCtctaatgtattttccattttgttcgatgaccttttgccatctctctgacaacttgacaattccacgctcgtagaaagtccgatccttttcgaccaaaaactgagttaagtgagattttacagcgtcgtcgtcattaaaagttctaccacgaagggagttgtccagggatcgaaataaggggtaatccgatggcgcgagatcagggctatatggtggatgtaacatcaattcccaaccaatatccatcaatttttgccgagtggacaaagacgtgtgcggcctagcattgtcctgctggaaaatggcacctttacgattgaccaattctgatcgcttttccttgaccgctgcattcaatttgtccagttgctaacattcacggataataaaaaataacataataataataataataataatataatataacatttacggatatcataaaaatgggagtgtgagacatctataactgaaatcggcaattacttagttgccaacccaatataataacAAGCATTTTGTAACAGCAAATGCGTTTATGTAGATACATTGATCGCGCAGATTTctcatattattaaaataaaactgAAGCTCTACCGTCGAATATTACCGATGTATCTCTGACAAAATGTTGTTTTGTTTCGATTCTAAGTGAGATAAATTAATAAGGTACAACATAATCAACTAAACCTAAAGGAATAACGGATTCTTCGTTGAAACTTTTGAAACTTCATCGGAACTTTGATTTATTTGTTATCGTATTAACTGTTTCATATGCATATGTTAAATTTTGACGTATTGCGACAATACTGTTTTCTTTTAATCGATAAACGAATCTTTTAACATCGAAAATTATAAACAGACTCTAATTTTGCATATTTCGATTAACTTACAATTTCGATGCGATTAAATAGAATGCCTCGTTTCTATacaatttttacaattgttaGATCAAcagtataaacaatataaacagaTTTTAATTTCGTTTCATGTAACATTTCAGTTAACTTACAATTTCGATGCAATCAAATAAAATGCCTaggttttatacaatttttatgatCGTTAGATTAACAGTCAAAGTGTTTTAAAAAATCCACCCACATGATTGATAATTACCAAAGagaggtgtgtgtgtgtgtgtgtgtgtgagcctttcgaaatattgatttcTTCTATTTTGGGATTCATTGCAACGTGAAATAAAACTAAAGAAAAATAACGAcagataataattaaaaatggaagaagtgaacgttcacggataataaaaaataacataataataataattttataatataacatttacgggtatcataaaaatgggagtgagagacatcacACACAaccgaaatcggcaattacttagttgccaacccaatagattgtCGATGTGTGcacttttttataatttcgtaagaaagaaaaaaaaaccagTTGTGTACAACAACGAACTTTCattcattttaaagcttgacCCTTCTGCTTTAACAATCCAGTCATTTTGCCCTACCATCTTTTTATATGACATATCAGATGAAAATCTGAAGAGTTGCGTTTACTATCTCAATCTAATGAAGTATTGAACCTCGAATCTAACCGAACCAGAAAATACACGTAATACGTAAACAAAGCGAGTTCAAATGATTTTCTTAACTAAAACGGTTTTTAGCGGACTTAAAATAAAGTCGCATAACGCGAGACCTGCCCTAATGTGAGACACCAGATTATTTCCATCATGGAACTCATGGAGCCATTTTTTAAAAGAAGAGATTTTTCACAAAACAGACTATATCAAAATTCGTCGTCATAAAATACAAGTTCCATCAGTTCACCCAATTCCTCTGTTTTCAGTCATTTCccatgtacaataaattctccctaattgacgctcagcttgtacacaaaaattgacaatttggggaaaggtTATaggttatatatgtataatgttatatatatttatatatatatttatattaatgtaatatatttatcTCAATCTAAAATGTGCAATGTGTAAATTAAGAATTCAAATTCAAAAATCTTTACGTatagtggcccacaaaagtgttcgtatacattttaaaattaaaaatgattttgttaTTAAAAGTGATTTTAAGTTATTAAAACATTTTAATAAGTTTTTTAAGGCTGGACTATGTAACTTGAATTTTATTAAGATGATGGTGGTACTAGTCTAtcagacgatgaccaaaatgcttttttctagattttgctattacttggaatggtaAAAAAAATGTCTCCAATTGTTCCTCATCTTGTAGACAGAAATGGACAactttttgggaagaggagacacgattattcgagcctcgcggctcggttttatagtcgttaacaatcggcgactataaaaacgagtcgcgaggcccaagtaatcgtatctcctcttcccaaattgtccacttttgtttacaagctgtggaacaattgcagagaattttcTGCACTACTGATACAAACCTTCCGATCCGTAACATTTTTAAGAAAGAACGTGTCTCCAGTTCACGGAGACAATGCGGCAATTAATTAGTTTAAGACTGGACCAGTAGAACACAATAGAAACAAAATACACAAAATCTCACGttgttttattcgaaataatcttCTCTTGCTTCAATACTCTTGTTACAGCGATTCAAAGGGGGGATTcaaatgcatgattcagctgatTTTGTGGTATTGTCTCTAGTTGCCGCGTTGAAGCTGTTTGGATGGTCGGAATGTCTTCGAAAAAGTATCCtttcaacttcaatttcaattttggaAATAAAGAGAAGTAGCAGGGGGCCGAATCAGGTGAATATGGCGGATGATCGAGCACACGGACTTGATCTCTGGCCAAAAATTGACGAACAATGAGTTGACTTGTGAGATGGCGCGTTATCGTGCAGCAGTGTTCAACCGTCTGGATCTTGATAATCGGGACGAATACGACGCGAAGAATGGTCCGAATCGCCTCTCGGTTGATCTTCATTGCCGCCTCCATCATTCTCGGTGAAGCATTGCGGTCATTTGCAATAAAATTACGTATTCTTTCGATCGTTCCAGattttcgaatcgaaattgaCCTTCCCGTGTGTT is part of the Megalopta genalis isolate 19385.01 unplaced genomic scaffold, iyMegGena1_principal scaffold0020, whole genome shotgun sequence genome and encodes:
- the LOC117224724 gene encoding inactive ubiquitin carboxyl-terminal hydrolase MINDY-4B isoform X1, producing MEEPEETEESTNSSSSTPSASSAAGKRHCMEMRAEKPGYLRQKEKIIYPRNTRALVKTAVIGGKPIEEEICMGLRAVVYGSSASPPKPEWARTGLTLRPYGQSLAFGLRATRNTTRGLVTAVQAIMLKHFLFRCNRQDVRANPESLLKPSYDRQIDVLTSSIAEIIWRCAGGFVATSSGSSANQNISGNANVPRAIVVLPQETAYLQHSVQYFQDGLTETLHLFEFESLDDLEIFIKRYLYLFQDEGGPGAKLLLYSAVLSRGLSKVRADLEDPKASILSGCPEEGPISVVILLLTGRASPHLHNGVMHVGDENTYAVPQWGVLVRSEIGFLVHEGDAQISKQPGSRLKTPSLPIWVTLCHGHHGVLFNTNRELLRNYHAERRFEVQYFTCGGSHATLTVDTRSNSDNDSEFDGPSKELTDMAATPLEKLIRSKWQDACIQWNGAPLM
- the LOC117224724 gene encoding inactive ubiquitin carboxyl-terminal hydrolase MINDY-4B isoform X2, which gives rise to MLLSTRAARCAALMAEPDELYPEKIIYPRNTRALVKTAVIGGKPIEEEICMGLRAVVYGSSASPPKPEWARTGLTLRPYGQSLAFGLRATRNTTRGLVTAVQAIMLKHFLFRCNRQDVRANPESLLKPSYDRQIDVLTSSIAEIIWRCAGGFVATSSGSSANQNISGNANVPRAIVVLPQETAYLQHSVQYFQDGLTETLHLFEFESLDDLEIFIKRYLYLFQDEGGPGAKLLLYSAVLSRGLSKVRADLEDPKASILSGCPEEGPISVVILLLTGRASPHLHNGVMHVGDENTYAVPQWGVLVRSEIGFLVHEGDAQISKQPGSRLKTPSLPIWVTLCHGHHGVLFNTNRELLRNYHAERRFEVQYFTCGGSHATLTVDTRSNSDNDSEFDGPSKELTDMAATPLEKLIRSKWQDACIQWNGAPLM